In Streptomyces sp. NBC_01707, a genomic segment contains:
- a CDS encoding aminopeptidase P family protein, with product MSEEPTPETPETEETEPVKQRKNGLYPGVSDELAANMKSGWADTELHGLEPIAQAEHTAARRAALSARFPGERLVIPAGNLKTRSNDTEYAFRASTEYAYLTGDQTQDGVLVLEPKDGGHEATIYLLPRSDRENGEFWLDGQGELWVGRRHSLAEAEQLLGIPAKDVRQLPSALKEATGPVRNVRGHDAGIESALTDKVTAERDEELRVFLSEARLVKDAFEIAELEKACDATARGFEDVVKVLDKAEATSERYIEGTFFLRARIEGNDIGYGSICAAGPHATTLHWVRNDGPVRSGDLLLLDAGVETDELYTADVTRTLPINGTFTPLQRKIYDAVYEAQEAGIAAVKPGADYRDFHDAAQRVLTEKLVEWGLLGDLSVDKVLELGLQRRWTLHGTGHMLGMDVHDCAAARTETYVNGTLEPGVCLTVEPGLYFQADDLTVPEEYRGIGVRIEDDILVTEDGNRNLSDKLPRQADEVEAWMAQLKG from the coding sequence GTGTCTGAGGAGCCCACCCCGGAGACCCCGGAGACCGAAGAGACAGAGCCGGTCAAGCAGCGGAAGAACGGCCTGTACCCGGGCGTCTCCGATGAGCTCGCCGCCAACATGAAGTCGGGCTGGGCCGACACCGAGCTGCACGGCCTCGAGCCGATCGCCCAGGCCGAGCACACTGCGGCCCGTCGCGCCGCACTGTCCGCGCGCTTCCCCGGCGAGCGTCTGGTCATTCCCGCGGGCAACCTGAAGACCCGCTCCAATGACACCGAGTACGCGTTCCGCGCCTCCACCGAGTACGCGTACCTCACCGGCGACCAGACCCAGGACGGCGTGCTCGTCCTGGAGCCGAAGGACGGCGGGCACGAGGCGACCATCTACCTGCTGCCGCGCTCCGACCGCGAGAACGGCGAGTTCTGGCTCGACGGCCAGGGCGAGCTGTGGGTCGGCCGCCGCCACTCCCTGGCCGAGGCCGAACAGCTGCTGGGCATCCCGGCGAAGGACGTACGCCAGCTCCCGTCCGCGCTGAAGGAGGCCACCGGACCGGTCCGTAACGTCCGGGGCCACGACGCGGGCATCGAGTCCGCGCTGACCGACAAGGTCACCGCGGAGCGCGACGAGGAGCTGCGGGTCTTCCTCTCCGAAGCACGCCTGGTCAAGGACGCCTTCGAGATCGCCGAGCTGGAGAAGGCCTGCGATGCCACGGCGCGCGGCTTCGAGGACGTCGTGAAGGTCCTCGACAAGGCCGAGGCGACCAGCGAGCGCTACATCGAGGGCACGTTCTTCCTGCGCGCCCGCATCGAGGGCAACGACATCGGCTACGGCTCGATCTGCGCCGCGGGCCCGCACGCAACCACCCTGCACTGGGTCCGCAACGACGGCCCCGTACGCTCCGGCGACCTGCTGCTCCTCGACGCCGGTGTCGAGACCGATGAGCTCTACACCGCCGATGTGACGCGGACCCTTCCCATCAACGGCACGTTCACGCCGCTGCAGCGGAAGATCTACGACGCGGTGTACGAGGCCCAGGAAGCGGGAATCGCGGCCGTCAAGCCCGGCGCGGACTACCGCGACTTCCACGACGCCGCGCAGCGCGTGCTCACCGAGAAGCTCGTCGAGTGGGGTCTGCTGGGCGATCTGTCCGTGGACAAGGTCCTGGAGCTGGGTCTCCAGCGCCGCTGGACCCTGCACGGCACCGGCCACATGCTCGGCATGGACGTCCACGACTGCGCCGCCGCACGCACCGAGACCTACGTCAACGGGACGCTGGAGCCCGGCGTCTGCCTCACCGTCGAGCCCGGTCTGTACTTCCAGGCCGACGACCTGACCGTGCCGGAGGAGTACCGCGGCATCGGTGTCCGGATCGAGGACGACATCCTCGTCACCGAGGACGGCAACCGGAACCTCTCCGACAAGCTGCCCCGCCAGGCCGACGAGGTCGAGGCCTGGATGGCACAGCTCAAGGGCTGA
- a CDS encoding PP2C family protein-serine/threonine phosphatase codes for MLDIGSHLRVHVDALIAAQNDMGVCDAIRRNALVGKPVAMSAPHLPKVAGIDPAVPVSAHTGGPLDGVPAVPGAFLQDRLAGWVSDLTTLHELTERLAGTNTLDDALHELLGAGAALVGARRGLIVFEPSDRRGPVSTIGLGLAHAELGHIETVPRSATSYGRILDGLPGAEGPQTSPDLLGDTGLDPRQREVAARLGYAASYALPLTTTATGRLGAAVWLYDEPAEPLERQRHLVGLYARYAAAHLARLLELHRARAEVAALTDELRPGRLPRVPGVQLAARHRAAPRGGGDWYDAMALPEGALGLAVGSVGGSGPGALTAMGRLRAGLRAYAVMEGEDPVAVLSDLELLLRLTEPARSATALFAYCEPAARKIVLAGAGHTPPLVIGDRRAEFVETSLSAPLGMLACWEAPSVEFAPAPGEIVLLYTDGLLRRTGDSMDRAFARLHSAAASVPKALRRDAGSVVDHVLRTVLPNGLDQVDSAEDIVILAARFD; via the coding sequence ATGCTGGACATCGGCTCACATCTGCGTGTACATGTGGATGCACTGATAGCGGCGCAGAATGACATGGGGGTTTGCGATGCTATTCGACGAAACGCACTGGTCGGAAAGCCGGTTGCCATGAGCGCCCCTCACCTGCCGAAAGTGGCTGGAATCGATCCCGCAGTTCCTGTTTCAGCGCACACTGGCGGGCCCCTGGACGGTGTGCCGGCCGTGCCAGGAGCCTTTCTTCAAGACCGTCTGGCCGGTTGGGTCTCCGACCTCACCACGCTGCACGAGCTCACCGAGCGCCTGGCCGGAACCAACACCCTCGACGACGCGTTGCACGAGCTTCTCGGTGCCGGCGCGGCCCTGGTCGGAGCCCGCCGCGGGCTGATCGTCTTCGAACCCTCCGACCGTCGCGGCCCGGTCTCCACCATCGGTCTCGGACTCGCCCACGCCGAGCTCGGCCACATCGAGACGGTGCCGCGCAGCGCAACCTCGTACGGCAGGATCCTGGACGGCCTCCCGGGCGCCGAAGGGCCCCAGACCAGCCCCGATCTGCTCGGCGACACCGGCCTGGACCCCCGCCAGCGCGAAGTCGCCGCCCGGCTCGGATACGCCGCCAGCTACGCCCTGCCCCTGACCACCACCGCGACGGGCCGACTCGGCGCGGCCGTCTGGCTCTACGACGAGCCCGCCGAACCCCTCGAACGCCAGCGCCACCTCGTCGGCCTCTACGCCCGTTACGCGGCCGCACACCTGGCCCGACTGCTGGAGCTGCATCGGGCCAGGGCGGAAGTGGCTGCCCTCACCGACGAGCTGCGGCCCGGCCGGCTGCCCCGGGTCCCCGGCGTGCAGCTGGCCGCCCGCCATCGCGCCGCACCGCGCGGCGGCGGCGACTGGTACGACGCCATGGCACTGCCGGAGGGTGCGCTCGGTCTCGCCGTCGGTTCGGTCGGCGGCTCCGGCCCCGGCGCGCTGACCGCCATGGGACGGCTGCGGGCCGGCCTGCGCGCGTACGCGGTGATGGAGGGCGAGGATCCGGTTGCCGTGCTCTCCGATCTGGAACTGCTGCTTCGGCTGACCGAACCCGCACGGTCCGCCACCGCCCTCTTCGCCTACTGCGAGCCCGCCGCACGCAAGATCGTGCTGGCCGGTGCCGGGCACACCCCGCCACTGGTGATCGGCGACCGGCGCGCGGAGTTCGTCGAGACCAGCCTGTCCGCGCCGCTGGGCATGCTCGCCTGCTGGGAGGCACCGAGCGTGGAGTTCGCTCCGGCGCCCGGCGAGATCGTGCTGCTGTACACCGACGGGCTGCTGCGCCGCACCGGCGACTCGATGGACCGGGCGTTCGCACGGCTCCACTCGGCGGCCGCGAGCGTGCCGAAGGCGCTGCGCCGGGACGCCGGATCGGTGGTCGACCATGTGCTGCGGACCGTCCTGCCGAACGGGCTCGACCAGGTGGACAGCGCCGAGGACATCGTCATTCTGGCCGCGCGCTTCGACTGA
- a CDS encoding bifunctional DNA primase/polymerase, whose translation MREILGRRRRLRLRRKARPAQLDAALTCATAWQWPVLPGVGLSAGGGRGDRGRGCACPDPECVVPGAHPFDPGLLAATTDERMVRWWWTNRPTAPIMLATGGRAPCALSLPAMAGARALAELDRMGMRLGPVVATPTRWSLLVAPYTLEQLGELLHAKDWVPSSLRFHGEGGYLVLPPSEVGTGQVRWERAPLPGPATPWLPDVEAVLDALVEASNSAPDGGSRLAY comes from the coding sequence ATGCGCGAGATCCTCGGAAGGCGACGCAGGCTCCGGCTCCGGCGCAAGGCACGGCCCGCCCAGCTCGACGCGGCCCTGACCTGTGCCACCGCATGGCAGTGGCCCGTGCTTCCCGGAGTGGGGCTGAGCGCAGGCGGTGGTCGCGGTGACCGCGGCCGTGGCTGTGCCTGTCCCGATCCCGAGTGCGTCGTACCCGGCGCACACCCCTTCGATCCCGGCCTCCTCGCGGCGACCACCGACGAGCGCATGGTGCGCTGGTGGTGGACCAACCGGCCCACCGCGCCGATCATGCTGGCCACCGGCGGTCGCGCCCCGTGCGCGCTCAGCCTGCCCGCCATGGCCGGCGCCCGGGCGCTGGCCGAGCTCGACCGGATGGGGATGCGGCTCGGTCCCGTGGTGGCGACACCGACACGGTGGTCGCTGCTGGTCGCTCCCTACACCCTCGAACAGCTCGGCGAGCTGCTGCACGCCAAGGACTGGGTGCCCAGTTCGCTGCGCTTCCACGGCGAGGGGGGCTATCTCGTCCTTCCACCCTCCGAGGTGGGTACGGGGCAGGTGCGCTGGGAACGGGCTCCACTGCCCGGCCCCGCGACTCCCTGGCTGCCGGATGTGGAAGCGGTCCTGGACGCGCTGGTCGAAGCGAGCAACAGCGCTCCCGACGGCGGCAGCCGGCTCGCGTACTGA
- a CDS encoding DUF5926 family protein, producing MAKKRPQTKAGKQQLKDGEIPVVGAREPCPCGSGRRYKACHGRAAAQAVTELVQRPFEGLAGECDWVALRELVPAATVELTLKGGLPEAVPSVTLATVLPMAWPALRRDDGSVLLALQNDTSSGDLSRDLADTLQRALETEPGSPVAARRVPADGPRLQDLLDPEAAFEPVVHSGFEFWVPGAENATPEVSASLERANEAAIPTTMLSGVDAAYWCETPEKNHLRWVMPHPEEQLLDALARLHAAGTSSLGEGTRLVGSFRAHGLMVPVWDLPSAMGAEECEKPAAELAERLAQALASDAPLTADERRARGGLTNRQVTLS from the coding sequence ATGGCCAAGAAGCGCCCTCAGACCAAGGCCGGGAAGCAGCAGCTCAAGGACGGCGAGATCCCGGTGGTCGGGGCTCGCGAGCCCTGCCCGTGCGGTTCTGGCCGCCGCTACAAGGCCTGTCACGGCCGCGCCGCCGCCCAGGCCGTGACCGAGCTGGTCCAGCGTCCGTTCGAGGGCCTGGCGGGTGAGTGCGACTGGGTCGCCCTGCGTGAGCTGGTGCCCGCCGCAACGGTCGAACTGACCCTGAAGGGCGGACTGCCCGAGGCCGTGCCGTCCGTGACGCTCGCGACCGTGCTGCCGATGGCGTGGCCGGCGCTGCGCCGCGACGACGGCTCCGTCCTGCTCGCCCTGCAGAACGACACCTCATCCGGCGACCTCAGCCGCGACCTCGCGGACACCCTGCAGCGTGCGCTGGAAACCGAGCCCGGCTCACCCGTCGCCGCCCGGCGCGTACCGGCTGACGGGCCGCGCCTGCAGGACCTGCTCGACCCGGAAGCCGCGTTCGAGCCGGTCGTCCACTCCGGCTTCGAGTTCTGGGTCCCGGGTGCGGAGAACGCCACGCCCGAGGTGTCCGCATCCCTGGAGCGTGCGAACGAGGCTGCGATCCCCACCACCATGCTCTCCGGCGTGGACGCCGCGTACTGGTGCGAGACCCCCGAGAAGAACCACCTGCGCTGGGTCATGCCGCACCCCGAGGAGCAGCTCCTCGACGCGCTCGCCCGGCTGCACGCCGCCGGTACCTCCTCGCTCGGCGAGGGGACGCGGCTGGTCGGCTCCTTCCGCGCGCACGGGCTGATGGTCCCGGTCTGGGATCTGCCCAGCGCGATGGGGGCGGAGGAGTGCGAGAAGCCCGCGGCCGAGCTCGCGGAGCGGCTGGCGCAGGCACTCGCCTCGGACGCTCCGCTCACCGCGGACGAGCGGCGGGCCCGCGGCGGTCTCACCAACCGCCAGGTGACGCTCAGCTGA
- a CDS encoding ATP-binding protein, producing the protein MRHRQAIGRFPVQSRRASTPWRGAKEVSGVALVVAQEVPTSSSMAVPHGPAGVGQARHRMREQLRSYGVSDSVVDDAVLILSELLSNACRHGRPLGRHTDVGDGDVRAAWRVDGTGGLTVEVTDGGGPTRPIPATPSVTARGGRGLNIISALAEEWGVRDSSSGEVTVWVLISKGRGHGNGNGRLPGLDGLDFADAFDDAG; encoded by the coding sequence ATGCGTCACCGGCAAGCCATTGGCCGGTTTCCGGTCCAGTCCAGGAGGGCATCCACTCCGTGGCGTGGGGCAAAGGAGGTCTCGGGGGTGGCGTTGGTGGTGGCACAGGAAGTGCCCACGTCGTCGAGCATGGCCGTACCCCATGGCCCTGCGGGCGTGGGGCAGGCGCGGCACCGGATGCGCGAGCAGTTGCGCAGCTACGGGGTGTCGGATTCGGTCGTCGACGATGCTGTATTGATCCTTTCCGAACTTCTCAGCAATGCCTGCCGACACGGCAGGCCGCTGGGGCGACACACAGATGTGGGTGACGGCGACGTACGGGCCGCCTGGCGCGTCGACGGAACAGGCGGACTGACCGTCGAGGTGACGGACGGAGGCGGTCCGACCCGACCGATTCCGGCCACACCGTCCGTGACGGCGCGCGGTGGCCGCGGGCTCAACATCATCAGCGCGCTCGCCGAGGAGTGGGGCGTGCGCGACAGCTCGTCCGGCGAGGTCACCGTGTGGGTGCTGATCAGCAAGGGCCGCGGGCACGGCAACGGGAACGGGCGTCTGCCGGGACTCGACGGGCTGGACTTCGCCGACGCGTTCGACGACGCGGGCTGA
- a CDS encoding glycerophosphodiester phosphodiesterase, producing MQHPIQVIAHRGASDDAPEHTLAAYRKAIEDGADALECDVRLTADGHLVCVHDRRVNRTSNGRGAVSALELAELAALDFGSWKDREESPDWDPVPGELTSVLTLERLLELVVETRTAGRPLQLAIETKHPTRWAGQVEERLLHLLKRFELDTPPDEGPSPVRIMSFSARSLHRIQAASPTLPTVYLMQFVSPRLRDGRLPAGSRIAGPGLRIVRSHPGYIERLHRAGHRVHVWTVNEPEDVELCAHLGVEAIITNRPKQVLSQLGRF from the coding sequence ATGCAACACCCCATCCAGGTCATCGCACACCGCGGGGCGTCCGACGACGCTCCCGAGCACACCCTGGCCGCCTACCGGAAGGCCATCGAGGACGGCGCGGACGCGCTGGAATGCGATGTACGGCTCACCGCCGACGGCCACCTCGTCTGCGTGCACGACCGCCGGGTGAACCGTACGTCCAACGGCCGCGGCGCCGTCTCCGCCCTGGAACTCGCCGAACTCGCCGCCCTCGACTTCGGCTCCTGGAAGGACCGCGAGGAGTCCCCGGACTGGGATCCCGTGCCGGGCGAGCTCACCTCCGTACTCACTCTCGAGCGACTGCTCGAGCTCGTCGTCGAGACGCGCACCGCCGGGCGCCCCCTCCAGCTGGCCATCGAGACGAAGCACCCCACGCGCTGGGCGGGCCAGGTGGAGGAACGGCTGCTGCATCTGCTGAAGCGCTTCGAGCTCGACACTCCGCCGGACGAGGGCCCCTCGCCGGTCCGGATCATGAGCTTCTCGGCACGCTCCCTGCACCGCATCCAGGCCGCCTCACCCACCCTGCCGACCGTCTATCTGATGCAGTTCGTCTCGCCGCGGCTGCGTGACGGGCGATTGCCGGCCGGTTCCCGGATCGCCGGTCCGGGACTGCGGATCGTACGCAGCCACCCGGGCTACATCGAGCGGCTGCACCGCGCCGGCCACCGGGTGCACGTCTGGACGGTCAACGAACCCGAGGACGTGGAGCTCTGCGCGCACCTTGGCGTGGAAGCAATCATCACGAATCGCCCAAAGCAGGTCCTGTCCCAACTGGGTCGCTTTTAA